The DNA window CTCAACCGGGGAGTTTGCCTTTAAATATTCCATGATGACATCGTGTAGCAAATACGGCGTCTTCTTAGGATTTTTTACATGTTCAATTCTGCATAATGTATCATCCGGATCACCTTCACGTTCACAAGCTACAATTGAATACTCTTTATTTAAATCAATTGGTTGCCCTCCTACTTTCACAGAATTTACGCGCTTTCCAAATTCATTTCCTACGGTAAAATTCACTTCCATTCCATTGTAACGAACGAACCAGCCACCAAATCGCTTGGAAGGATCTTTAGCAAATGCGTTTTGTAATTCCTTTTCTAACCAATCCCACAATTGTTTTCCGGTAACAATACCTGTTTTTGCTTCGCTATTAACAGGTAACATATTCCATAAAAACTCCTTCGTTATACTGGCTAAACCTGTTTTAGGATCAACTGCTAAAGGCTGACAAAAGCGAAAACCATTGGATAAAGCAATATCCGGTTTAAATTTCCACTTTACGGCATCCGTAATAAGATTATCCATTGGAGTCTCCAATACAAAGTAACGCACCAATGGCGTTTTACTGGTTCCTATTACCGTTTGCAAATCATTTTTAAATGGTTCGTACGCTTTATCAACCAATGCTTGCATTTCTTTATCGGCAGAGTATTTAAGAGGATCTACATCCAGTAATTGATATTTTGTATTGATCAATTTACCATTTTCAATTTCCAAATCCAGCTTACCTAAAAATGAACCGAAAGCTCCGCACTCAATAACTTTGGTGTACTTTGCCTGAATAGGTTCACGTACTCGCTCATGTGTATCCGCACCCATAATTATATCTACACCTTCTGCAACGGGATTATTGGCTAGTCCAACTTGTTGCGCAAGCCCCATATGCGTGGCTACAATTACAACCGCGCAACCTTCTACCTCACGCAATAATTTTACATACTTGGCTAAATTATTTTCTGCATGCTCAAAGCGTAAACCTTCGCTGTAAGCCGGTGATTGTCGTTTCGGAATTAAATGATCGGTATAACCGATAAATCCAATTTTTACGCCTGCCACATACTTTATCCAATAAGGAGGGTAAACGAGCTCACCGTTATAATTATCGTCGCTTTTATGCCACATGTTCGCGCAGATTTTAGCAGCGTTGGCATGTCCCATATCAAAC is part of the Bacteroidota bacterium genome and encodes:
- a CDS encoding 5'-nucleotidase C-terminal domain-containing protein produces the protein MENKSEKEIKADNRRDFLKKSALVGLGTILSPVTNVVASTLEKEATLESIELPPTGKQTVTVLITTDIHSQLNTHDEFFWENGKAVYKKRGGMAVLKTMIESFRKKNPANTILYDGGDYFHGHAVASLTEGEALIPIFNKLGYDLMLPGNWEVVYKKKKMLFDMGHANAAKICANMWHKSDDNYNGELVYPPYWIKYVAGVKIGFIGYTDHLIPKRQSPAYSEGLRFEHAENNLAKYVKLLREVEGCAVVIVATHMGLAQQVGLANNPVAEGVDIIMGADTHERVREPIQAKYTKVIECGAFGSFLGKLDLEIENGKLINTKYQLLDVDPLKYSADKEMQALVDKAYEPFKNDLQTVIGTSKTPLVRYFVLETPMDNLITDAVKWKFKPDIALSNGFRFCQPLAVDPKTGLASITKEFLWNMLPVNSEAKTGIVTGKQLWDWLEKELQNAFAKDPSKRFGGWFVRYNGMEVNFTVGNEFGKRVNSVKVGGQPIDLNKEYSIVACEREGDPDDTLCRIEHVKNPKKTPYLLHDVIMEYLKANSPVEPKLEGRAIATDEPATLLTQLKGTTYEFR